The following are encoded in a window of Arvicanthis niloticus isolate mArvNil1 chromosome 1, mArvNil1.pat.X, whole genome shotgun sequence genomic DNA:
- the Insl6 gene encoding insulin-like peptide INSL6: MKQLCCSCLLWLGLLMAPFSLEQEISRPRRLCGRHLLLEVIKLCGQSDWSRFEMDEQTPMTQFAPHHSGKVKTFNPHRSSSTWGRFTDPVPAGVSQEKVTHAWEAQPLPDYQFKKAELLPKTRVFSYHSGKPYVKSVKRQKRSTNKMNTFSSLLWGNHSQRKRRGFADKCCVIGCTKEELAVACLPLVDF; this comes from the exons ATGAAGCAGCTGTGCTGTTCTTGTCTGTTGTGGCTTGGACTCCTAATGGCTCCTTTCTCCCTGGAACAAGAGATCTCCAGACCCAGGAGGCTGTGCGGCAGGCACCTGCTGTTAGAAGTTATAAAACTCTGTGGCCAAAGTGACTGGAGCCGGTTCGAGATGGACGAGCAAACTCCTATGACGCAGTTCGCTCCCCACCACTCAGGGAAGGTCAAAACCTTCAACCCTCACCGTTCTTCCTCCACCTGGGGAAGATTCACAGACCCAG TCCCCGCAGGCGTCTCTCAGGAGAAAGTAACACACGCTTGGGAAGCTCAGCCACTGCCGGACTATCAGTTTAAAAAGGCGGAGTTGCTTCCTAAGACAAGAGTGTTTTCATACCACAGCGGCAAGCCCTATGTTAAGAGTGTAAAACGTCAGAAGAGAAGCACAAACAAAATGAATACCTTCAGCAGTTTACTTTGGGGGAATCATTCCCAAAGGAAGCGCAGAGGTTTTGCAGATAAATGCTGTGTTATAGGATGCACCAAAGAAGAGCTGGCCGTTGCGTGTCTCCCGTTAGTTGATTTTTAA
- the LOC117693358 gene encoding prorelaxin 1-like isoform X2, producing the protein MSSRFLLQLLGFWLLLSQPCRARVSQEWMDQVIQVCGRGYVRARIEICGTSAGRLALSQEEAAPLARQATEVVPSFINKDSEPFDMRLKCLPNLSEELRAALSEARASFPEQQHTPALSDPVISLEGIKKTFYDTLGEAEDSPPGLKYLRSDTHSRKRRESGGFLSEQCCHIGCTRRSIAKLC; encoded by the exons ATGTCAAGCAGATTCTTGCTCCAGCTCCTGGGGTTCTGGCTATTGCTGAGCCAGCCTTGCAGGGCTCGAGTCTCGCAGGAGTGGATGGACCAAGTCATTCAGGTGTGCGGCCGTGGATATGTCCGTGCACGGATCGAAATCTGCGGGACCTCCGCGGGAAGACTGGCGTTGAGCCAGGAGGAGGCAGCTCCGCTTGCCAGACAAGCCACTG AAGTTGTGCCATCCTTCATCAACAAGGATTCAGAGCCTTTCGATATGAGGTTGAAATGCCTTCCAAATTTGTCAGAGGAGCTGAGGGCAGCACTGTCTGAGGCTCGTGCCTCCTTCCCAGAGCAACAACACACGCCTGCGCTGAGTGATCCTGTTATCAGCTTGGAAGGAATTAAGAAAACTTTCTATGATACACTGGGTGAAGCAGAAGACAGTCCTCCGGGACTTAAATACTTACGTTCAGATACTCATTCACGGAAAAGGAGGGAgtctggtggatttctgagcgaGCAATGTTGCCACATTGGCTGTACCAGAAGATCGATCGCTAAACTCTGCTGA
- the LOC117693358 gene encoding prorelaxin 1-like isoform X1: MSSRFLLQLLGFWLLLSQPCRARVSQEWMDQVIQVCGRGYVRARIEICGTSAGRLALSQEEAAPLARQATGEFVPSFINKDSEPFDMRLKCLPNLSEELRAALSEARASFPEQQHTPALSDPVISLEGIKKTFYDTLGEAEDSPPGLKYLRSDTHSRKRRESGGFLSEQCCHIGCTRRSIAKLC, translated from the exons ATGTCAAGCAGATTCTTGCTCCAGCTCCTGGGGTTCTGGCTATTGCTGAGCCAGCCTTGCAGGGCTCGAGTCTCGCAGGAGTGGATGGACCAAGTCATTCAGGTGTGCGGCCGTGGATATGTCCGTGCACGGATCGAAATCTGCGGGACCTCCGCGGGAAGACTGGCGTTGAGCCAGGAGGAGGCAGCTCCGCTTGCCAGACAAGCCACTGGTGAGT TTGTGCCATCCTTCATCAACAAGGATTCAGAGCCTTTCGATATGAGGTTGAAATGCCTTCCAAATTTGTCAGAGGAGCTGAGGGCAGCACTGTCTGAGGCTCGTGCCTCCTTCCCAGAGCAACAACACACGCCTGCGCTGAGTGATCCTGTTATCAGCTTGGAAGGAATTAAGAAAACTTTCTATGATACACTGGGTGAAGCAGAAGACAGTCCTCCGGGACTTAAATACTTACGTTCAGATACTCATTCACGGAAAAGGAGGGAgtctggtggatttctgagcgaGCAATGTTGCCACATTGGCTGTACCAGAAGATCGATCGCTAAACTCTGCTGA
- the Plgrkt gene encoding plasminogen receptor (KT): MGFIFSKSMNENMKNQQEFMVMHARLQLERQLTMQNEMRERQMAMQIAWSREFLKYFGAFFGIATISLAAGAIKRKKPAFLVPIVPLSFIFTYQYDLGYGTLLQRMKSEAEDILETERTKLELPKGLITFESLEKARREQSKFFSDK, encoded by the exons ATGGGGTTTATATTCTCGAAATCTATGAATGAAAACATGAAAAACCAACAGGAGTTCATGGTTATGCACGCTCGACTTCAG CTGGAAAGGCAGCTGACCATGCAGAATGAGATGAGAGAAAGGCAAATGGCTATGCAGATCGCCTGGTCCCGGGAATTCCTCAAATATTTTGGAGCGTTTTTTGGCATTGCAACCATCTCTTTAGCAGCTGG AGCAATAAAGCGAAAGAAGCCAGCCTTTCTGGTTCCTATAGTTCCACTAAGCTTCATCTTCACCTACCAGTATGACCTGGGCTACGGAACTCTTCTACAAAGAATGAAAA GTGAAGCTGAAGACATATTGGAAACAGAAAGGACAAAGCTGGAGCTGCCAAAAGGACTGATCACCTTTGAAAGCCTTGAGAAAGCCAGAAGGGAGCAGAGTAAATTCTTCTCAGACAAATGA